The Tolypothrix sp. PCC 7712 region ATTTAGAAGCGATCACCACTGGAACGCGCATCACTGTCACCGAAGAAGCCCTGAATCCCCCCTGGGATTGGCAAACTTGGAACGGCGGCGGATGGAACGGCATCCTCGATCAACTAGCGAACTACTTACGTACTGGCACCGAATGGCGTTGGTGCTGGCGACGGATGGGTCCTTATGCCCAAATTGAACTGCCAGCATCAACCTATGAAACTTGGGATAGGCTTTTTAGCCCTCCCAGCCTGAAATACTGGCTGCTGGCAACGCAGGGCAATATCGCACCAAATCAGTCACTCCCCATTTTGATTGGAGATGCCAGTGGAATGGTAGAAATGGCAATTCAGGAGGTTGTTCTGCCAGGACAGTCTCCGCCGTCGTTCTTACCCCATATCTCATTTTCGCTCACTCGTCCAGTCTGGCAAACGACGGTAGAAGGACGACTATGGCTTGAGCCAGCCGGATGGGGACGTAGCTTCCTTCAGGTGTTTCACTACAACTGGGAAAACTTGCCTGCAGGATTGCAACTGTCAGAACGCAAGATTTTCACTCGTTTTTGGGCAGATGCCATGCAGCGAGCGAGTTTGATATTTAGAGCACTTGATGCAACGGCTGGGCCACATAACTGGTAAGCAAGCTGATGTGGGTTCGCAGACTAAGTGAAATTTTCCGAACGCAATATGTGGGGTTTCGGCGGATTTGTTTCGGACTTAGTGTGGGTTCGCAGACTAAGTGAAATTTACCTACCAAATTCGCAGACTTATTGAAATTTGCCGCCAAAATAACAAGCAAGGGCTGAATTGATTGTTGTATAAGGATTGTAGCTGATTTGTTTCGCACTCAATTGTTGAGTGCGAATTTTTTAGGCACTAGGTTTAATATAGCTGCAAGCGATCGCAATTCATTGCCGAGAAGTTTTTCAAAGCCACACCCACTCAGTTTTAAAGGCTACAAAAAAACTAGAGCGGCAAAGTTAACTGGAGAAATTGAGCTTCTAGAGAAGCCTTCTCAACCCGCTAACACCACATAACCTAGCCTATACTTTTCTCTTGAAGATCTGCGACCGCACAAAAGTGTTAGGCGGTCGCACCCATGCCAAATGCTTGTGCGGCAATGCTTTCCAATTTTATGCACAAATAATTTCTTAACTTTTTCTTTCTCAAAAATTTGGTGCTGCGTATTTATCCAGTAAGTCACACTCAGCCCTTACGAATTGTGCTAGATGCTGGTGGTGTGTGCCTTTATAGACTAATCTTCGATCAAGTTCAAAAAGTCAAACTACTGTCCTAAAATGGTTTCAGTGTCAGAGATTTCAGTTATCGCGCCACCAGTTGAACAAATCCCTAATCCTTGGGAACTGGAGCCAGAACTACAACCCCTGACTCTCGAAACCAGCTTAATTGTAATACCATTCTCTACACTCAAGTTACTACCACCAGCATCAAAATTACAACTGAAACATTCTAAAACTACTAAGAAAACTGCTTCAACTGCCAAATCCAAATCTACTACAGATAAACCTCCTCGCAAACCCAGTAGACCAAGGAAGAAAGCGGCTTAATTTCAATCTTTCAGTTTGACGTAGAGCGATCACATATCAAGTGATCGCTCAATTTGATGTTTCAACCTTTTAAGATATGCAAGCGGCGCACTGTGCATTAGTAGTAGCTCTAAAATACGCTCCAGATAACCCAGGTTTTGCACTTGCAAGACAGCATTTAGAAACAGCAATCGCACTTTCTGACGAATATTACAAAACCCAATACAGCATTTTCTGGAAAACTTCCAGTGAAAAAGTGAAACGGCGAATTCGTTCAAAGTGCAATCAACTGGCTTTTGATATATATTCACAAATGCTGGAATTAGCCTGTTTGGTGAACGAATATGCAGCCGAGAAAACATCTCTTAGCATCCCAGAGCCTCAATCTTGGCAAGAATTTATTCATAATTTGGATTGTGCTTTTGACTGGATTGAACGTGAACATCCAAAAGAGATTTACATCAAACAATTAACTTTGCTTTGATTTCCTGCTGCTGGGCAAAGTCTTCTAATAGCAGTATTGGCTACGCCAAGCTGAAGTGAAGATTAATATGTATAGATATGGTCAGCCAAATCGCTACACAAGGATGCCTGTTTGACCTACAAACAGTTCTAGACTATGGGCAATCAGTGGTAAATGTTGCCCAAGAACTAGCCAAATCACTAATTGATCATCGACCTCTGTCCACAAAAATAATTCAATCGCAGATGAATCGCTATTTCCTCGGCACTGCGGCTGAAGGCGCGTGGTTGTGGAAGGATGCGTATGAAGCAATCGAAGTTGCACTCATCCTCTACCTCCGCCACACAAGATTGACACAAAATCCCCTCGAACAACTGCAACTGCTTGAATCGCTTTGCCCCACGCATACCCGCCGCAGTCAGGAGCAGCTGAAACTTCAGCAGTTTTCAACACCATTACCATTGGCTTACTTGGTTGCAAAAGCTGGACAAATTAATAGTAATGACCTTGTGTTAGAACCAAGTGCAGGAACCGGGATATTAGCCCAGTTCGCAAAACTTCAGGGTGCGAGTCTGATGCTTAATGAACTAGCCCAAGATAGAACAAAAATTCTCCGGCGCTTGTTTCCTGGTGTTCCTTTATTCTCTGTCAACGCCGA contains the following coding sequences:
- a CDS encoding SRPBCC family protein, with product MTDSSVNAINDFARPDGKPPPNFVDRFRLANLDGTDIMIPRLGIASARTLVRDRWEQLVTSIDLPASLEIVWQALTNPDALKLWLAVCHGSLLQVDQDCMLDFEDGEFFLCRSAVVEPSHRLQYFWRWLGIGQATSVTWDLEAITTGTRITVTEEALNPPWDWQTWNGGGWNGILDQLANYLRTGTEWRWCWRRMGPYAQIELPASTYETWDRLFSPPSLKYWLLATQGNIAPNQSLPILIGDASGMVEMAIQEVVLPGQSPPSFLPHISFSLTRPVWQTTVEGRLWLEPAGWGRSFLQVFHYNWENLPAGLQLSERKIFTRFWADAMQRASLIFRALDATAGPHNW